ATCTACACCATACCATTTGAGGATCAGCATATCGTATTTGATATTTTGTCCTATCAGTACAATGCTCTGATGATGGAACAGCGGGATGAATTCCTGTATAATGGCGCGGGCTGCGGCCTGATCAGCCGGCATGGGTATGTAATATGCTTCGCCTTTTTTGAAAGAGAAGCTCATGCCCACTATTTCCGCTTCGTTGGCATCTGTGCCGGTTGTTTCAGTATCAAATGCCACCTCTTTTTGTTGTAATAACTGCTGCAGCAGGGATGCCCTTTTTTCGGGCGTATCAATTACATCGTATTGATGCGGCGTATTATGAATATTTTTATCAGCCAGCAGGATATTGGGAGCTTCTGTCGTTTCTTCTTCCGGAGTTTCCGCTACTTCTTCCGTTGCTACCGCTGTACCAAAGAGATCCGTTTGCACTACCTTGGCTTTGGTGGCAGCATTGGTAGTACTTCCTCCAAAACTATCGCCCAGTATCCTTTTGCCGAGGGTCTTAAATTCCAGTTCAGTGAAAATTTCGGTGAGCTTTTCTTTATCAGTTGCCTTTACGCAAAAATTTTCTTCATGGAAAGTGACGGGTACATTGGTGATGATAGTGGCCAGTTCTTTGGAAAGCAGGGCATTTTCACGGCCGGCATTGATCTTCTCTCCCATTTTTCCGCCAATAGTATCAGCATTATCCAGCACGTTTTCCAGGGAGTGATATTGGGCAAGAAGTTTCATGGCTGTTTTTTCTCCGATGCCGGCAATCCCGGGGATATTATCCACCGCATCGCCCATCAGCCCCAGAATGTCGATTACCTGTTTTACATCTTTGATCTGCCATTTGTCGCAAACTTCCTTGGGCCCCATGATCTCTTCCTTGTTACCCATGTAAGGGGGTTTGTAGATAAATATGTTGTCCCTCACAAGTTGTCCGTAGTCTTTATCAGGAGTAACCATATAAACGGTGTAACCTGCATCAGCAGCCTGCCAGGCGAGTGTACCGATCAGGTCATCTGCCTCGTAACCATCCAGTTCTATCACAGGAATGTTAAAGCCGTCGATGATGCGCTTGATATCGGGTAAAGCATCCAGCAGATCTTCCGGCGCATCTTCCCGGTTGGCTTTATAGTCGGTGTAAGTTGTATGACGCTCGGTAGGCGCGTGCGTATCAAATGCAACGGCCATATGGGTAGGCTTCTCTTTGTTGAGGAGGTCCAGTAAGGTGGTAGTAAAACCAAACTGTGCGTTGGTATTTCTGCCTGCACTGGTAATGCGCGGATTCCTGATCAGGGCGTAGTAAGCCCGGTAGATCAGCGCCATAGCATCCAGTAAGAATAATTTTTTCTCCATTGTTAAACCTACAAGATTTAATTTGAATCTGCAAAACTAAGATAGAACTATCATATTATTGCGAGGGGGAGTAACTTTGAAAAAAAGAAAGGAAATGAACAAAATTTATCATCTGTCTACGTGCAGCACTTGTAAAAAAATACTTGAAGAAACCAATGCTAAAGATCGTGGGTTCGTCTTACAGGACATCAAAAAAGAAAAAATAACCCCGGAGCAGCTGGATCAGATGAAGGCATTATCCGGCAGCTATGAATCATTGTTCAGCCGCAGGTCGCAGCTGTACCGGCCAATGGGATTACATGAGAAAGAGCTGACGGAAAAAGATTACCGCAGTCTGATTCTCCAGGAATATTCTTTCCTGAAACGCCCGGTGGCGATTGTCGGAAAGAAAATTTATATCGGGGCGGACGTTAAAGATATTTAGCGCCGGTTACCCGAGGGTTCGCACAAACTCATGCACTACCTGCTTATAAAGACTCATGTCCTGTTCGTGATGGAAAGATTTAAACCCGAACCGGCCGGCTTCTTCCAGGGCGGTTTTCAGGTTGAATTTTTCCTGCGAAACGGAATAAAAGTATCCTTTTTCCATCAGGTATTCGCCCAGGTATTCCTGTTCCGACTGTCCGGGTGTGGGGATCAGGATGGCTTTTTTATTCAGTTTGGCAAGGTCCATCAGCGTTGTATAGCCGGAGCGACTCAGCACCATATCAGAAGCAAGCATGGCTTCATTTAACTCGCTGGCGTTCAGGTGATTCACCTGTACAACTCCTGGCGCAACCTGTTCGTGCCGGGGAGTATCTGGTTTGCCGCTAACGATAAGCGCGGTGATATGTAACGACTGGATCTGATCGATGACCATTTTTTCCAGGTTGGTCCGTTGTGGTTCCGGTCCTGAAATGAGTACCAGCAGATCATATTTTTTGCGTACATCCCTGCGCGACTCAAACCGGCTCAGGCAACCGATATAGGTGGTATGAACCGGAAGCTTGCCGGGATGTGCCAGTTCGCCGGAGAGATTGTTGGTACCGGCAAAATCCGGAATCCAGCAGGCGCTGTACTTATTAATAAAATTATAATTTATCTGCTGTAGTGCCCGCTCTATCCACCCTCCAAAAGGTGTTTTAATTAATAGCTGATGAGTGATGAATACTGAGGGTATTTTTTTATGATATAATCCGAAGCGATTATCTGAAATCACCGCATCGATCTGATATTCAGCTACTATGCGATTCAGCCAGCGCTGCTCATATTTTACAGTACGATAGATTTTCGGAATTTGCTGAATGATTTTCAGGCCGAAAAATTGTCCTTTTTGAGCGTACCGGATGCGATAGCCAGGTAACGGGAGTATCGTGAGTTGGGGGAATTCCTGCTGGAGTAGTGCGGCGTGCTTGCCTTCGGCTGCAATAAAAACCTGACATCCTGCGTTTAGCATTTCGCGGATCAGCGGAATATCCCGTGTGGCATGTCCAAGGCCCCAGTCAAGGGGAACTATAAGAATTTTCCGGGACGTAAGAATTGTGGACAAATATTTTAATATTTTTTACGAATTTAGCTTAAATTACAAAAGGGCATTGTTAAGAAAAGGTAAACACACGGGAAAGGTTTTAATATAACAGCTAAGTACATTAAACTGCAGTATGAAAAGTATAAAATGGATCGTAGTCTTTTTTCTTTGCGGATGTTTAGTAATGGAGGGATGTAAAGTTTTTAAGAAAAACGATTGCGGTTGTCCTACCATGAATAAAAAAAGAATGCACTGATAAGATCTATTTTTTGCGACTGACAACAAGCTGAACGACGAACAATTTTGCCTTATCTTTTTGAACTATCCTTTGATACCTTGGCCAAACAATATTTCGGGGAACAGTCAAATTTTTTATTCATGAAACCTGTAGATAGAGATTTATTAATCCTGCTACATGAAGATAGGTACACGGAACAGCAGATACAGTCTGCGGTAAGACAAATCAGCGAGATGCTTTCGCTGATTGAAACGATGGATTATCTCTGTGCAGTTATGGAAGTGATGGATTGTAACAAGAGCCGTATTACCAGCAAACGATCGGTGCTGGAAAAAGCAATTTCGCGTAAGTCACATAAGCCATTCGAATTTATTATTCACAAGAACTAGTAGCGTCACCTACAAAATTCCCGTTATAGTAGCTTTGACCCGCTTACCTTAACAGCTGTTTTTGCTTTTTTTTAAATTCTTGTTTACGTTTGCCATCAAACAAACCCAAATAAGTGATGGCAGATTTTTCACATCTGCAGGATTTCCTGCAGCCTGTTTCCAGGGCATTTCTGAACGACGACCAGGAGTACGATCCATATCAGATAGGTGGTACCATTGATGTTTATGAAGTAGATCATCAGCCGGACATAGATGCGGCCGACGTCATTTTATTGGGTGTAGGTGAAGAAAGAGGCAGCATATCCGGCAAAACCAATACCAACGGACCGGATGCCATCCGAAAGGAATTTTATGGCCTGTATAACTGGCATCGCGATATCAGGCTCGCGGATGTTGGTAACCTGCTACCGGGCGCATTTCTGGCCGATGCTTATGCTGCCATGAAAACAGTACTCGCTGAATTACTGGCTGCCAATAAAACGGTGATCATCCTCGGGGGCTCACACGATCTCACCTATCCGCAATACAAGGCTTATGCTTCTCAGCAACTCATTATTGAAGCTACTGTAGCCGATGCACTGATTGACCTGAAAGAAGAATCAGGAGAGCGCAATGAACGCTTTCTGATGGAGATACTTACAGAACAACCCAATTATTTACGTCATTATAATCATATCGGCTTCCAGAGCTATTTCGTACATCCACGTATGTTAGAGACCCTGGATAAGCTGCGGTTCGACTGTTTCCGGCTTGGCCGCATCCGCGAGAATATGGAAGAAGCCGAACCGGTATTGCGCCATTCAGATATGTTCAGTCTGGATATCAATATCATCCGGCATACAGATGCTCCCGCCAATAGCCTCTCCCTTAATGGATTCAGCGGCGAAGAAGCCTGCTCTCTTGCCCGCTATGCCGGCATGAGCAGCCGCCTTTCATCCTTCGGTATCTATGGTTACCGACCGGAAAAAGACAAGGAACAGCTTACTGCCCGCCAGATTGCTCAGATGATGTGGTACTTCCTGGATGGGCGCGCAGTAAAAAACAAGGAAGCTGTGCTCGACGACCGGGATGCTTTCTGGGAATTTCATATAGCCTTCTCCGATATAGAAACTGTTTTTCTGAAAAGCAAAAGAACCGGGCGCTGGTGGATGCAACTGCCGGACCGCGAATTCGTTCCCTGCGCGTACAACGACTACCTCATGGCAAGTAATAATGAAATGCCGGAAAGGTGGCTGAGGCACCAGGAGCGGCTTTAAATAACTGCTGGCTGTTAGCTGTTAGTGGCTGGCAGCCAGTATATCTTCCAGCCGGGATCGGACAAATGCAGCTTTATTGTCGGTGGAGATCGTGTTGTCGTCCAGTCCGGCCAGGGTTTGCTTATGGAGCTTCTCTACTCTTTCATCTATCTTCCTGAAATATTCATATTTCTTTTCTTCCCAGGCACTCTGTTCCGCCTGCAATTGTTGCTGCCGGTGAGTATTAAGACTGGCATACAAATGTTGCAGGGTGCGGTTCAGCAGGCTGTCGAGCTGGCGATAATAAGTGACTGCACAGTCGTATATATTTTGACTGTTACCAAGACATTGCTGGTACCGGTTTTCAAGTGTGTCGAGTGCAGTTGGGTGTGATTGGGAATAGGCACTGGTACACAGGAAAACCATGACTATAAGGATCAGGTTTCGCATAGGACAGGGTGTGTACAACAAATATAATAATATTTAATATAAAAAATCAGGAATTACCCTATGCATAATTCCTGATCTTTCTTTAAGGTTATTGTTTATCCTGCTTATCTCCAACAGAACCGGTGCAAACATCCCCATCTTTTGGTTGCTGCGTCAGCCAGGCTCTTAGTGTTTCAATGCGCTGCTGTGTCAGCAGGGTGAGGTAATTGGCTTTACACACCGGGAAAACGCTACCGTAATTTTTGGCTGATTCCGGATACATCATTTTTAATTGTGCATCCCGCAGCTCAATCCAGATGCGTTGCGCATCTTTCAGGTTGTGTACAAAGTTCTTGTTGCCGGCATATTCTTTTTGAATACGCTGGTAGATTTCATTCAATTTTTTATCAGCGTCTTTATACTCCTGATTGGCCTGTTTGTTCAATTCTGCCTGTGATTGAGAAAAAGCGGCTATGCTGCCGGTGATTAGTAAGAGAAAAACAAAAAGTGATTTCATGTTATAGCGGTTTGAAGAATTTGAATGCATATACCATTGGCAGTTTCTCTTCGAGTCCACGAATATAGAAGCGGCCGTCTTTCTCTGTCATATTACTGAAGCAGTTGTAGGGAGAATAATTATGCTCGCGGAACACCTGCAGCTGCAATCCTTGCGCAGTGAGCGCAGTTACAATTTCACTCAGCGGATGATTCCAGGAATATGCTTTATTACTGACGGGAGCGCTGCGATCGGTGTAACTGCCGCTGGTTTCTTCGATGATGGTTTCGGTATTGAAATAGTCGTACGTAATTTTGGTGAAATCATTGTCGAACATCCATAGCATCGGGTGAAAATCGGCCATGATGAAGCGGCCGCCGGGTTTCAGGAAGTGGCAGACTACAGCCGCCCATTTATCCAGGTCTGGCAGCCAGCCGATGGTACCATACGAAGTGAATACGGTATCAAACGTATCATTGAGATGGGCGGGCGCGCTATACAAATCGCAGCAGATAAACCGTGTTTGATTTTCCAGTTGCAGTTGACGGGCAAGTTTTCCTGCTTCTGAGATAGCGGTATCAGACAGGTCAACTCCTGTAACGCGGGCGCCCATACGGGCCAGCGAAAGGCTGTCCTGCCCGAAGTGGCACTGGAGATGCAGAATCTCCTGCCGGTTTATATCTTCCAGTAATGCCAGCTCTATTTCTTTAAGGGAAGTATTTCCGGTAAGGAATCCGGGAATATCATAGAACTCAGAGCTAACGTGAACGGCCGTACGTTTATTCCAGAGTTCTTTATTAACGGCAATATATTCCGGATTTATTTCCATCGCAGATGTTTGAGGTAAAAGATAAAAAATTCCTGTGAGGGGTTGGGTAATTATCCGGTCAAAACAATAAAAAAGGGTTTGTTATATGGTCAATACATACAACAAACCCTCTCCGGCCGGAGCAGCGGTGCTAGATTACCACTAGCTCATAGAAATCGGCCGGTGTGAAATATTGTTTTGCCAGCTGTTGTAATTCACCGGTAGTAATCGTTTTAATAGTACGAATATTATTGTAAAAATAATTTTCGTCTAAATCGTTTAGAATCAGATTCTTCCATCGTTGTATTATCTGAAATGCGCCATCAAGGTCGCCCAGGATGGAACCTATCATATAGTTGCGGACGAGATCCAGTTCTTCCTGTGGAACGGGCTCGTCCTGCAGTCTTTTAAGCTCTTTATAGATTTCATCGATAGTGGCTTCACAAACGTCTCTGCCAGCCTCTGTTTGTATATTCAGCGCGCTGGTCTGGCGGAAGTTATAGAGCTGGGAGTAAATGCCATAGGTGTAGCCTTTTTCTTCCCGGATATTGCTCATCAGCCGGGAGCCAAAATAGCCTCCCAGAATGGTGTTCAGCACGAGCATCTTAGGGAAGTCGGGGTGATAGCGGTTCGGGAAATGGCGGGCAACCCTCACGGCACCCTGCACGCCGTTTTCATCGTTGAAGATCCTGAATTTCTTTTCTTCAGCGGGTTGTATCGGCAGGTCGAGCCTCAGCAGGTGGGAATCTCCGTTCCACTGGGTGTTACCGAAGTATTGATTCAACAGGGAGATCATATTGGCGGGTAAATTCCCGGCCACGAATATCCTGCAGTTATTATACGTATAGTGCTTTTTATAGAACGCCATCAGGGTTTCGGGCTGTAGCGCATCATAGGCCATCATGGTGCTTACGCGGCCATATGGATGAAATTCTCCGAAGAGATATTTATCGATATGCCGGTTTGCCACGAAGTCGCATTTCAGCAGGTTTACGGCCAGTTTCTGCTTCTGGTTCTGTTTGTAGAGGTTTAGCTCTTCTTCCGGAAACGCAGGATCAAGAATAACTTCCTGCAGCACAGGCAGCAGAGATTCCGCATGCTTGGTCAGGCAATGCAGCGTATAAGTGGCGTGTTCGTGATAGGCATTGCGGTTCAGGTAAGCGCCGTAGTAGTCAACGCTTTCGCTGATCTCATGGGCGGTATGTTTGCTGGTACCATTCCTCATGAGAAAATTAGTAGCAGTAGCTTCGAGGCTTTCGCTCTCGTACCAGCTGCCGGCCGGAAATATCAGCTCCAGCTGCAACGTATCCTGCTCATCAGATTTCACCACATATACCGGGATGCCGTTGTCGAGGGTGAACTTTTCATACGGTTTCAATTGTATATCAAAGTCCACCGCATCTTTAATGGGAGGGGCAATAGTTCTGTTCATCATTTGTTGTTTTAACGTATCCGACGTTAGTTCGCTGCGTAATAGTAAATGGTATTTGAATTCTTTTCATCAAACAGGAGCTTTGCTTCCTGATGGATTTGTTCTGAGGTGACGTCCTCGTAGTTTTCAAATTCGCGGTTCATCAGTGCTGCATCACCGAGTAATTCATAAAACGCGAGGTTGTTAGCGCGGTTCAACAAACTCATGTCCTCAAACGCGAGTAGGCTTTCCACGCGATTTTTTACTTTTTGAAGTTCCCGTTCCGGGATGATTTCTTTTTGAAGTTTTTCTAACTCCTGCTGTATGGCTTTTTCGGCGTCTTTCATTTTTACCCCTTTTACGAGTTTGCCTTCTATCGTCAGCAAACCGGCATCAAGGCTGCCGAAATGATAACACTCGATATTGCTGAATAGTTTTTTTTCTTTTACCAATACCTGGTGCAAGCGGGAAGAGCTGCCACCACCAAGTATATCGGAGATCAGATCTGCCACATAGTATCGCTTGTCTTTACGGGGATACATGTGATAGCATTTATAAAGCGCATCCAGCGGAACATTGGCTTTCACTTCCATTTTGCGGGCTGCAGCCTGTGGTGGTTCCAGGGGCAGCTTACGCTCGTATTTTTCCCCGGAAGGAATGCCGCCAAACCACTTTTCTGCCAGGGCTTTCACCTGCTCAACAGTGACATTGCCTCCCACAGAAAGGATGGCATTAACCGGGCGGTAGTGCCTGAAGAAAAAGGCTTTTACATCTTCCAGCTTTGCATTCTCAATATGAGAAAGCTCCTTGCCGATGGTCATCCAGCGATAAGGGTGGGTCGTGTAAGCCAGTTCACGCATTTTATGCCAGGTATCACCGTAAGGCTTATTGATATAGTGTTCTTTAAACTCCTCGGACACTACTTTGCGCTGTACGTCGAGGCTTTTTTCCCCGAAGGCGAGCGACAGCATACGGTCGCTTTCCAGCCAGAACCCTGTTTCTATGTTCTCGGCAGGCAGTTGTATGTAGTAGTTAGTGAGGTCGCTGGTGGTGTAGGCGTTGTTCTCCCCTCCTGCCATTTGCAGAGGTTCATCGTAGACGGGAATATTAACGGAACCTCCAAACATCAGGTGTTCAAACAAATGGGCAAATCCGGTCTGGGCGGGGTCTTCATCTCTTGCACCTACGTCGTACAGTACGTTGATAACCGCCATGGGTGTAGTATGGTCTTCGTGAACAATCACTCTCAATCCGTTTGCCAGCGTAAATTTATTATAGTGAATCATATCTTTTTGTTGGTCAATATGGTAAAAATAGGGAAAATACCGTAAAGCGTTTAGGTATTAGCGTTTAGACCCCGGGCGTTAAAGTAAAAAAATAACCGCCGGACCCGGCTGCCGGGTCAAAAGCTTTCCAGGTATAGCTCCCGTTTATCGTAATTGATGGTGAGGTTATAATCTTTCCAGACATCATATCCAATAGAGCCGGCCACTTCTGTAAATACGCCGAGGTCGTCGATGTCTTTGCTGTAGCTTACCGGTACATTTTTGATGGAGTAGCCACCCACTTCCAGGAGGGAAATGGAGCTGTTGATATAGTATAGCACTTTCAGCATATCCTGCACCCTGTCTGTGTTGATTGTGGGGAGCAGGG
The genomic region above belongs to Chitinophaga sp. 180180018-3 and contains:
- a CDS encoding ArsC/Spx/MgsR family protein, whose translation is MNKIYHLSTCSTCKKILEETNAKDRGFVLQDIKKEKITPEQLDQMKALSGSYESLFSRRSQLYRPMGLHEKELTEKDYRSLILQEYSFLKRPVAIVGKKIYIGADVKDI
- a CDS encoding class I SAM-dependent methyltransferase, yielding MEINPEYIAVNKELWNKRTAVHVSSEFYDIPGFLTGNTSLKEIELALLEDINRQEILHLQCHFGQDSLSLARMGARVTGVDLSDTAISEAGKLARQLQLENQTRFICCDLYSAPAHLNDTFDTVFTSYGTIGWLPDLDKWAAVVCHFLKPGGRFIMADFHPMLWMFDNDFTKITYDYFNTETIIEETSGSYTDRSAPVSNKAYSWNHPLSEIVTALTAQGLQLQVFREHNYSPYNCFSNMTEKDGRFYIRGLEEKLPMVYAFKFFKPL
- a CDS encoding formimidoylglutamase, which produces MADFSHLQDFLQPVSRAFLNDDQEYDPYQIGGTIDVYEVDHQPDIDAADVILLGVGEERGSISGKTNTNGPDAIRKEFYGLYNWHRDIRLADVGNLLPGAFLADAYAAMKTVLAELLAANKTVIILGGSHDLTYPQYKAYASQQLIIEATVADALIDLKEESGERNERFLMEILTEQPNYLRHYNHIGFQSYFVHPRMLETLDKLRFDCFRLGRIRENMEEAEPVLRHSDMFSLDINIIRHTDAPANSLSLNGFSGEEACSLARYAGMSSRLSSFGIYGYRPEKDKEQLTARQIAQMMWYFLDGRAVKNKEAVLDDRDAFWEFHIAFSDIETVFLKSKRTGRWWMQLPDREFVPCAYNDYLMASNNEMPERWLRHQERL
- a CDS encoding glycosyltransferase, giving the protein MSTILTSRKILIVPLDWGLGHATRDIPLIREMLNAGCQVFIAAEGKHAALLQQEFPQLTILPLPGYRIRYAQKGQFFGLKIIQQIPKIYRTVKYEQRWLNRIVAEYQIDAVISDNRFGLYHKKIPSVFITHQLLIKTPFGGWIERALQQINYNFINKYSACWIPDFAGTNNLSGELAHPGKLPVHTTYIGCLSRFESRRDVRKKYDLLVLISGPEPQRTNLEKMVIDQIQSLHITALIVSGKPDTPRHEQVAPGVVQVNHLNASELNEAMLASDMVLSRSGYTTLMDLAKLNKKAILIPTPGQSEQEYLGEYLMEKGYFYSVSQEKFNLKTALEEAGRFGFKSFHHEQDMSLYKQVVHEFVRTLG
- a CDS encoding pitrilysin family protein, whose translation is MIHYNKFTLANGLRVIVHEDHTTPMAVINVLYDVGARDEDPAQTGFAHLFEHLMFGGSVNIPVYDEPLQMAGGENNAYTTSDLTNYYIQLPAENIETGFWLESDRMLSLAFGEKSLDVQRKVVSEEFKEHYINKPYGDTWHKMRELAYTTHPYRWMTIGKELSHIENAKLEDVKAFFFRHYRPVNAILSVGGNVTVEQVKALAEKWFGGIPSGEKYERKLPLEPPQAAARKMEVKANVPLDALYKCYHMYPRKDKRYYVADLISDILGGGSSSRLHQVLVKEKKLFSNIECYHFGSLDAGLLTIEGKLVKGVKMKDAEKAIQQELEKLQKEIIPERELQKVKNRVESLLAFEDMSLLNRANNLAFYELLGDAALMNREFENYEDVTSEQIHQEAKLLFDEKNSNTIYYYAAN
- a CDS encoding lysozyme inhibitor LprI family protein encodes the protein MKSLFVFLLLITGSIAAFSQSQAELNKQANQEYKDADKKLNEIYQRIQKEYAGNKNFVHNLKDAQRIWIELRDAQLKMMYPESAKNYGSVFPVCKANYLTLLTQQRIETLRAWLTQQPKDGDVCTGSVGDKQDKQ
- a CDS encoding pitrilysin family protein encodes the protein MNRTIAPPIKDAVDFDIQLKPYEKFTLDNGIPVYVVKSDEQDTLQLELIFPAGSWYESESLEATATNFLMRNGTSKHTAHEISESVDYYGAYLNRNAYHEHATYTLHCLTKHAESLLPVLQEVILDPAFPEEELNLYKQNQKQKLAVNLLKCDFVANRHIDKYLFGEFHPYGRVSTMMAYDALQPETLMAFYKKHYTYNNCRIFVAGNLPANMISLLNQYFGNTQWNGDSHLLRLDLPIQPAEEKKFRIFNDENGVQGAVRVARHFPNRYHPDFPKMLVLNTILGGYFGSRLMSNIREEKGYTYGIYSQLYNFRQTSALNIQTEAGRDVCEATIDEIYKELKRLQDEPVPQEELDLVRNYMIGSILGDLDGAFQIIQRWKNLILNDLDENYFYNNIRTIKTITTGELQQLAKQYFTPADFYELVVI
- a CDS encoding lysozyme inhibitor LprI family protein; its protein translation is MRNLILIVMVFLCTSAYSQSHPTALDTLENRYQQCLGNSQNIYDCAVTYYRQLDSLLNRTLQHLYASLNTHRQQQLQAEQSAWEEKKYEYFRKIDERVEKLHKQTLAGLDDNTISTDNKAAFVRSRLEDILAASH